TCTGTACATACGGCGTTTTAACCGAGTTCTTTTCAGCACCACTACAATATTCATAGCattcaaataaaactatacagCGTCTCCATGTGCTCGTTAATTCCGTTTGGTTTTCGCCAATGTTTATCATGTGTGCCAGTACTTCTGTAGCCGGTGCTGTAGGTAAATATTTTGAGACGCACAGGCATCATTTATGACTAAGTGAACTGGAAGCTGAATCGGTTTTACTGGGCAAGTACAAGGTAAACTGGGgcgttactttttttttttttttaagtacattaTTAAACGCGGGATAATCGTTTTTATAGACGGCATAGCTGCAGCTGAGATGATACTGGCAGATACATGTAGCTGTGGGAAAATCTAAATGGAATTAAAAAGCATCAAAGTGGTTAAAAAGCTACATCGTGGTGGTTTATGAGGGAGAATGCCGAAtaagatgtatatatatatattccgcTCCATCTCGTTCAGTTCCTTAAAAGGCTGCTAGGGGAGGCTAGAGTATCAAAAAGGAGCTTTACTTGTGACTATTCATCAGGCTGCAGACTATTGCACGGACTCCAGATCAGTTGTTATCAGACGGGAGAGTTGAGCTAGACATGTGGAATGAAACCAGTGATTCTCGACCCACTCAAGCATACTGCTGGCCTTTAGTAGGGACAGCTTAATTAACGCTGGGGCTGCTGGGAATTGTCAAACCATTACTCTGCAGGATTGCACCCGGCGTGCCAGTAGGGTGGACAGACTCTGTGCCGTTATTGTTATTTGCTCGAGTCACATTCCATTGAGTGGGGTTTGTTAATAATATGCAAGGTGGGAATaaagagcctttttttttttacggattCTGTTCATATAATTCATGTTCAGCCCAAAACGCATACCTTAGAACCTGGGGGTGCAGTCAAGCCTAGAAAAGCATACACGGCGTTCTCTTCTCGTGCATCAAAGAAGGCCTCATAGTTCTGTGGGAAGGGAGGAATTTCATTTAAGTGAACGTATGAGTCACAGAATGAAGAATCTGATAAGACAACGCAAATAGATCTGGGGGAAATTTGTGTGCGTGTTAATTATTATTTGCTGAGGCAGGAGACAACCCCAGAATCTGATTTAAATTGTGTAGGTGTGGGTGTACGTGAAGCCAAAGGACCAGGCTACTTCTCCAATTTCATACTGATTAGGACTCTAAAATAGTGATTAAAAATAGGACTGACCCCACAGTATCTCTCTTCATTGAAAATCTGAGGTGGGAGGGGGTTTCCTGTGGCTGGTCGGGAATCTACTGGTACGTTTTCCCGCATCCATTTCCTGTTGTCTTCGTTGGCTGCAATGTCACATTCCTCAAAATCGATCTTATTGGCTGCCAGGAACCCCATGACATCCTGCTGCTGTTTCTTGATCTAATAGGAGGGACAGGGAATGAAGATTAGGTGAATGCCCTCAGTGCTGTTGTACTCAAAACAAGATGCTCATTATCTCACTTCTTCTaacatttctgtttaatttcAGTCCTTAAAGGTGTctgctgaaaatgttaaaaacatttttatgaacTGAGGAATGCATATCTGAGGGAAGATATTTAATATATAGATAGTATAGCTTTACCGACAACCCAACCACGCTGACAAACTCTTCCAATTAGAACTGTGTGGACATGTCAGATCTCATAATGATCGACACCATATCCCAGACAAGGTAAACATTCTAACAATGTCTGTAAAGAggaaatataacaaaaaatacagacctttgtttaatgtaggtgtgcaacaattattggcacccctatgaattcatacgagaaaaatatatttgaagaatattcccgttgatttatttatttttttaaaaaattttgtacacctgggtgactaggaacaggaaattgttcaaccatgacttcctgtttcacaggggtataaatatgaggtaacgcataggccaaattcccttagtcattcctAACAATGGaagtaagagcgaggaatatagctgtgatgtgtggcaaaaggttgttgagcttcacacaatgggaagtgtctataagaaaatagcacaagcgttgaaaatgcccatttccaccaccagggcaatgattaagaagttccagtcaactggaaatgttatgaatcgacctggaattggacgtgtgtctatatcgtctcaacgcactgtgaagaggacggttcgagtagacaaaaaatctccaaggatcacagctggagaactgcaggagttagttgtgtcttggggtcagaaagtctccaaaactacaatccgaagtcacctccATCACCACAAGTTTTTTGGAAGAGTTTAAAgtaaaaagcctctactctcatccaaaaacaaactcgagcgtcttcagtgtgcagacactactggaacttcaaatgggatcgggttctatggtcagatgaaaccaaaatagagctttttggtaataaacacagaggtggttttggtacacagagaggtagccatatgtaAAAGTatctcatgtccacggttaaatatggaggaggatctttaatgttttgggctgtttttctgccagaggacctggacattttgttaggatacatggcatcatggactccatcaaatatcaacagatattaaatgaaaatctgactgcctctgacagaaagattcaaatgggccgtggttggatcttccagcaggacaatgatccaaaacatcatcaaaatcaacacaaaaatggtttactgaccacagcatcaaggtcctgccatgaccatcccagtcccctgacctgaaccccatagaaaacctgtggggtgaactgaagaggagagtccaccagtgtggacctcgaaatctgaaggatctggagagattctgtacggaggaacggtctcagatccctcgccatgtattctccaacctcatcaggcgttataggagaagactcagacctgttatcttggcaaagtgaggtagcacaaagtattgactaaaagggtgccaataattgttgcacacctatttttaaCAAAGAGATTTTTGgctaaacctgtgttgtgtttgcatttgtttgatagccatgagagcagagaatttctgtgaattttttgaacaaaagattaaaaggttaaacaataaaggcaatttttacCAAaaggtgtcaatattagtgaagggcactaTATACACTCCCctccaaaaatattggaatgaCGAGGCCTATATATGTTGaggacatttggatttgagatcaaaatatgaatatgagatgatagatcagaatttcagctttacatctagatgtgttaaacaacttaggacatggcaccttttgtttgagcccccccccccccattttggATAGACATATTGGAACATGTGTtccttgttgcccaggtgtgccctgttacaGTGATTGCTTAAACAATGAATAGCTCttaatgtctactcttggtttcagacctgggttttgcctgtgaagactatatttgttatttacaaaaaaaaaaaaaaaaaaaaaaaaaaaaaaaaggataaaccaacatgaagatcagagagctgtctatgggagaaaagccagctattttgaagctgag
The window above is part of the Ictalurus punctatus breed USDA103 chromosome 8, Coco_2.0, whole genome shotgun sequence genome. Proteins encoded here:
- the sh3bgrl gene encoding SH3 domain-binding glutamic acid-rich-like protein isoform X1, with the translated sequence MVIKVYIASSSGSTSIKKQQQDVMGFLAANKIDFEECDIAANEDNRKWMRENVPVDSRPATGNPLPPQIFNEERYCGNYEAFFDAREENAVYAFLGLTAPPGSKEAEALAKKEQQ
- the sh3bgrl gene encoding SH3 domain-binding glutamic acid-rich-like protein isoform X2 — translated: MGFLAANKIDFEECDIAANEDNRKWMRENVPVDSRPATGNPLPPQIFNEERYCGNYEAFFDAREENAVYAFLGLTAPPGSKEAEALAKKEQQ